ACCAATCCGGACGCCGCCATCCACCACGGCGCCTCGATGTTCATCGTGCCGAGCGACACCCCCGGCATCGAGATCGAGCGCAACATGGCCCTGTTCGGGCAGGACGTGCCCGGCGAGGGCACGCACGGCCTCGTCCGCTTCACCGACGTCCGGGTGCCGGAGGAGAACGTGCTGGGCGGCGAGGGGCAGGCCTTCGCGATCAGCCAGACCCGGCTCGGCGGCGGGCGGATCCACCACGCGATGCGCACCGTGAGCCAGGCCCGCCGCGCCCTGGACATGATGGTCGAGCGGGCCCTGAGCCGCGAGACGAAGGGCAGCCGGCTCAGTGAGAAGCAGTCGGTGCAGAACTACCTCGCCGACTCCTACGCCGAGCTCACCCAGTTCCGGCTCTTCGTGCTGTACGTGGCGTGGCGCATCGACAAGCTGAAGGACTACCGGGCCGTCCGGCACGACATCGCCGCGGTGAAGGTGCTGACCCCGCAGGTCATGCACAACATCACCCAGCGGGCGCTGCAGGTGCACGGCGCGCTCGGGACGACGAACGACCTGCCGCTCAACGAGTGGTTCTCCGGCTCGATGATCCTGGGCCTGGCCGACGGTCCCAGCGAGATCCACCGGGTGACGGTCGCCCGCGCCGTGCTCCGGGACGGCAAGCCGGCGGAGGGCCTGTGGCCGACGCAGTGGCTGCCGCTGCGCCAGGAGGCCGCCCGCAAGAAGTGGGCCGAGTTCCTCGAGCCCACCGGCGCCGACCAGTGAGCCAGGCGGTGAGCGACACCGGTCCGGCGCTCGACGTCGACGCGCTCGGCCGGTGGATGGACACCCGGGACCTGCCCGGCGCGGGCCTGCCCGTCCAGGTGCGGCTGCTCTCCGGGGGCCGGCAGAACGAGATCTTCGAGGTCAGCCGGGGCGACTTCCGCGCCGCGCTGCGCAAGCCGCCCGTCGCCGCGCCGGCCGACCGTGACGCCGGGATCCTGCGCGAGTGGCGGATCATCGAGGCGCTGACCGGGACCGACGTGCCCGTCGCCGACGGCATCGCCGCCTGCGCGGACCCGAGCGTGATCGGCCGTCCCTTCTACCTGATGGACGTGGTCGACGGCTGGTCGGTGATGAACACACCGGGCTGGTGGGCGCCGCCGTTCGACACCGACCTCGAGGCACGCGGCGGTCTGGCCCACGAGCTCATCGACGGCATCGTGCGGATGGGCGCCCTCGACTGGCGGGCCCGCGGCCTGGGCGACCTCGGCCGTCCCGACGGCTACCACGACCGGCAGGTCGCGCGGTGGACCCGCTTCTACGAGCGGATCCGGGCTCGGGAGATCCCCGGGCTCGACGAGGCGACCCGGTGGCTGGCGTGCCACCGGCCGCTCGACTTCGTCCCCGGGGTCATGCACGGTGACTACCAGTTCCCGAACGTGATGTTCCGGCATGGCGCGCCGGCCCGGCTGGCGGCCATCCTCGACTGGGAGATGGGCACCGTCGGCGACCCGAAGCTGGACGTCGCCTGGGCGCTGCACAGCTGGCCGGAGGACCCGACCGGTCCCTCGGACAACGAGTACCTCGTCGGCATGCCGCCGCGCTCGAAGCTCCTCGCGTTCTACGCGGAACGTTCCGGCCGGCAGGTGGACGACTTCGACTACTACCTGGTGCTGGCAAAATGGAAGCTGGCGATCGTCCTGGAGCAGGGCTACCAGCGGGCGAACGGTGACCCGAAA
The window above is part of the Parafrankia discariae genome. Proteins encoded here:
- a CDS encoding acyl-CoA dehydrogenase family protein; amino-acid sequence: MWEFETEPEYQKKLDWAERFVREEVEPLDALWRHQVFERPIDPVIGRIVGPLKQQVRDQGLWACHLGQELGGQGYGQVKLALLNEIIGRAAWGPVIFGTAAPDTGNAEILAHYGTEEQKRLYLQPLLDGDIVSCFAMTEPQGGSDPGVFTTRAERDGDGWVINGLKFFASHAKWASFYLVMAVTNPDAAIHHGASMFIVPSDTPGIEIERNMALFGQDVPGEGTHGLVRFTDVRVPEENVLGGEGQAFAISQTRLGGGRIHHAMRTVSQARRALDMMVERALSRETKGSRLSEKQSVQNYLADSYAELTQFRLFVLYVAWRIDKLKDYRAVRHDIAAVKVLTPQVMHNITQRALQVHGALGTTNDLPLNEWFSGSMILGLADGPSEIHRVTVARAVLRDGKPAEGLWPTQWLPLRQEAARKKWAEFLEPTGADQ
- a CDS encoding phosphotransferase family protein, yielding MDTRDLPGAGLPVQVRLLSGGRQNEIFEVSRGDFRAALRKPPVAAPADRDAGILREWRIIEALTGTDVPVADGIAACADPSVIGRPFYLMDVVDGWSVMNTPGWWAPPFDTDLEARGGLAHELIDGIVRMGALDWRARGLGDLGRPDGYHDRQVARWTRFYERIRAREIPGLDEATRWLACHRPLDFVPGVMHGDYQFPNVMFRHGAPARLAAILDWEMGTVGDPKLDVAWALHSWPEDPTGPSDNEYLVGMPPRSKLLAFYAERSGRQVDDFDYYLVLAKWKLAIVLEQGYQRANGDPKLKDFGGYVVRYMKEAAETAASSDYPAVR